Part of the Bicyclus anynana chromosome 3, ilBicAnyn1.1, whole genome shotgun sequence genome is shown below.
aaagaaataaatacttagaattaaaacccaagtttttgagttatatcaagatggcgcccataaagcaactatgacatgacatttgacagaaaacgtcaaatcgattactgcattggaaacgtcatcaatccgccattattacccctaGTAGggttgcatttcttggaagataatgaatgttatttcgaaagaattaaaataaattcgtagatttgtataatcaaaaatagttaaaaaaatattttcttttatttccgccagggtgcaatgactggacctgggctccatacaattttggaccatctcctttggatttataacaaaaatacatcTACCTGCATAAAGTtaggtattttagaatttaaaataaaaccacgatgtatttttcatataattaataacttattaataTAATCTTATATTTAACATATAGGTGAAATAGAGGATTTCTACAGTTAATCTTTTGAACTAAAAGAAATAAGTAATTGTATGTTACTGGTTACTGCATATAACTTCTTACTGGGCTCTTACTGACTAggtttttataattgtatttacttggatttttcacaaatactaACAGTTTCAAAATCAATTGTTGAAATGGACTGAGATTTGCCGATTACTGAAGGGCATACTAAACGATTGGCTTCTCTTGCTATAATATTCCAACTTACTTCAATATCTTCTTTTGTAGTAAATCGCGAACAAATGACAAAACGAATAACATATCGACTTCTATACGTGCAAGCGACCATGAAAACTTCTTTAGCGGCAGTTAAATTTTCGAGTAATTGTTTAGttaatttatcaccatttttaaGTCTAAAGCAAACTAAACCCATAGTTGGTTCTGGTTCTACAACAAATCTCTCATCTGCTCGCACTAACTTGACGAAGTGTTGCGCCAAACTAATGTGATTTCTGATGTGGCTGCGTAAACCCTCCGCACCGTACATTTTTAAAACGGTCCACAACTTAAGTGATCTAAATCGACGACCTAAAGGCATTTGCCAGTGACGATAATCTGGTACCCTTACTTCTGATTTCACATCATCCAAGTAAATACGTTGCACGTCGAACGCATTAATCAAGTCGTAACTATCCTTTACCCACATGGCTGAACAATCAAAGTTGACAAGAAGCCATTTGTGGACATTTACGTCGAAAGAATCAGCGAATTCTACACCTTTTATTATATGCCTGTATTCTAGACATACACACGCGGCTCCAGCATAAGCAGCATCAACATGGAGCCAAACGTTTTCTTCTTTACAAACCGGTCCCAGCTCATATAGAGGATCGTATGCGCAAGTGCCTGTAGTACCTACGTTGGCAATAACGTAACACGGTATGAGACCTTGTGCTTTATCTTCTTCAAAGGCTTTTTTTAACGTTTCTCCTCGTAATTTGCAATTAGAATCGGATTTCAAGAGTCTCATTTTCATAGATCCGAGAACTCCAGCTTTCTCAACCGATGAGTTGCACTGATCAGAGGTGTATGCcacgaatttagtttttaataggTCTTCGTCTGCGTCTGGATCGTTTTCAAGAAGTCGTCTAATCATTTTATCTTTAGCAGCTAGTAGTCCAACTAGAGTGGCTTCACTGGCGGATCCCTGGTTAAGAATAACATTATTACtacttaaattttgtatttaatactagcagacgtgACTTTGTTCtcgtttaataaatttttgcaTAATACTTTGTATCAATTTATCAATTTAACTATCAACATGACGTGAAAACGGCAACAATATCTATACCTAAGTAGTTTTAGATACGAGAATTACAATGAACAAACAGTTAGATTGgtataaaaactattaaaatgtgTGGtccaaattcattatttttgcgTGAAACTACTTAGAATATAATTGCGTTGTTATCAAGCACGTGGCACGATAATACTCAAATAGAGGCGGATTGTACCTTAGGCATCGGTTTTGAGTCCGGGCTCTTTGTGGAGATATTgagtattaaattttaaaggtTTTGTATTGTCTGAAATATAGTGTTAACCTGTATAATCCCGCCACCAGGTCCGGCGGAGCAGTTTAGGAACTCCTCCGGTAACCCTAATAGCTTTCCAAGCCAGTTCATAGTTATGACTTCTAATTCTGTGCATGCTGGGCTGGCTATCTGTAAATGTACATATATGATTAGGTACAACGTACATATGATTAAGCCCAATTTTTGGGAAAACCTTACTTTgtagtagaaaaaattaaagtttcattagttgaaacaactattcaaaaataattaacaagtataaaatcaacgcatAAGTAATTGTTAGCACATGGTacgactaaattgcactgaaggtagggattttcGTATTTTgcagaaaaatcaatattactTAAAAACCACAAAACTTCGGCTAACATAGGTATATTTCGTTATTTCAGAAGGCCTTGATGAGTATTTCAGTAGGCCAGCCTGTAgactgtagagtatgtcgtacctACTATTCGAGGGACACGCTAACGCTCACGCTCGAGCTTGGTAagctgttttattatatttaccgaCAGTCGATACATAGCCATTAATAAACAACACAATTGTTTATAGCAATTTAGCAGCAAATTAaggtgcatttaaagaaattatatattatattcattgatGAAGAAAACAGCGTCGTGATTAAACCTCCAtacttgagatttttcttaattttctacgcgactgaagtctgccaatccgcattgggccagcgcggaggactattagtctaacccctctcattctgagaggagactcgtgcccaaCAGAGAGCAGAATATGGATCGTTATATacgatgatgttgatgatgatgaaggtataaaaataacttatatatGTAAAACGAATCCCTCTCCTAATTAGTACGTGCCGCACACTTGAATATACGAGGCgaaaacatacctacttatcGTAATTATTCACATTGACATACTATCTATTTTGCGACTTTAAATTAACGTCAGCAgttgcaataataatataaataaatttaataacaagtaaCAAGTTCCACGTTTTAGGTAAGCATTTAGCCTTTTACTTCACTGAGACCGACATAAATTGCTGACTTATCgaataaaataagataaaatatgCAAGAAATAGCCGAGGGAAACTTACCCAAGTAAATCCCATCACAGCGATTCCATCACAAAGGAGACTTCCGACAGTGCTGGCATAGGAACCACCCGTGGGATAGTAGGCGTGGAATTGCGGAGATTGCCAATGTGTCAgctgtaagaaaaaaaaaatcttacttcATAAGTtatggttaaaaataatattccgaGTCCCATCTTTTAACCCTAGacgtaacaaaaaaacatacatacagccgaatgtagaacctcctcctttttggaagccGGTTAAAAACAGGTGGTAATTATTTGACGTGTACACT
Proteins encoded:
- the LOC112044897 gene encoding aromatic-L-amino-acid decarboxylase produces the protein MDSKQFRECGKAVIDMLADYYDNIRNRNVLPSLDPGYLIKSAPENAPEQPEEWENVLKDFSETVMPGLTHWQSPQFHAYYPTGGSYASTVGSLLCDGIAVMGFTWIASPACTELEVITMNWLGKLLGLPEEFLNCSAGPGGGIIQGSASEATLVGLLAAKDKMIRRLLENDPDADEDLLKTKFVAYTSDQCNSSVEKAGVLGSMKMRLLKSDSNCKLRGETLKKAFEEDKAQGLIPCYVIANVGTTGTCAYDPLYELGPVCKEENVWLHVDAAYAGAACVCLEYRHIIKGVEFADSFDVNVHKWLLVNFDCSAMWVKDSYDLINAFDVQRIYLDDVKSEVRVPDYRHWQMPLGRRFRSLKLWTVLKMYGAEGLRSHIRNHISLAQHFVKLVRADERFVVEPEPTMGLVCFRLKNGDKLTKQLLENLTAAKEVFMVACTYRSRYVIRFVICSRFTTKEDIEVSWNIIAREANRLVCPSVIGKSQSISTIDFETVSICEKSK